The Streptomyces tendae DNA segment GGAGCTGCGCCTGTTCGCCTCGGCCCGCTCGGCCGGCACGCGGCTGGACGGCGTGACGGTGGAGGACGCGGCCGCCGCCGACTACACCGGCCTGGACATCGTGCTGTTCTCCGCGGGCGGCGCGACCTCGAAGGCGCTGGCCGAGAAGGTCGCCTCGCAGGGCGCCGTGGTGATCGACAACTCCTCCGCCTGGCGCAAGGACCCCGAGGTTCCCCTCGTCGTCTCCGAGGTCAACCCGCGCGCGATCGCGAACCGCCCCAAGGGCATCATCGCCAACCCGAACTGCACCACGATGGCCGCGATGCCGGTGCTGCGTCCGCTGCACGCGGAGGCGGGCCTGGAAGCGCTGGTCGTCGCCACGTACCAGGCGGTGTCCGGGTCCGGCCTGGCGGGCGTCGCCGAGCTGCACGGCCAGACCCGGAAGGTGGTCGACGAGGCCGACAAGCTGACCCACGACGGCTCGGCGGTCGACTTCCCCGAGCCGGACGTCTACAAGCGCCCCATCGCCTTCAACGTGCTGCCCTTCGCGGGCAACCTCGTCGACGACGGTCTGGGCGAGACCGACGAGGAGCAGAAGCTGCGCAACGAGTCCCGCAAGATCCTGGACATCCCGGAGCTGAAGGTCTCCGGCACCTGCGTGCGCGTCCCGGTCTTCTCCGGCCACTCCCTGCAGATCAACGCCCGGTTCGCCCGCCCGATCAGCCCGGAGCGCGCCACCGAGCTGCTGGCCGAGGCGCCCGGCGTGGTCCTCACCGACATTCCGACCCCGCTCCAGGCGGCCGGCCAGGACCCGTCGTACGTGGGCCGCGTCCGCGCCGACGAGACGGTGGAGAACGGCCTGGCGCTGTTCGTCTCCAGCGACAACCTCCGCAAGGGCGCGGCGCTGAACGCCGTGCAGATCGCGGAGCTGGTCGCGCAGGAGCTCGGCGGCTGATTCCACGAGGAATCTCAGGAGGCGGGCGTCCCCGGCAGGGGGCGCCCGCCTTCGCGTTCCTCCGACGTGTCTTCGGCGGGCCGTCAGCCCCGCCGGATTTCGTAGAGGAAGCAGCCGTACTCCACCGCCCGTACGTGCACCAGCGCCACCTCCGGATCGGCGAACGCCTCGCCGAGGGCGGGGCCGAACTCCTCCGGCTCCGCCACCAGCCGCCCGCCCAGGATCCGGCCGTCGGCGGAGTAGCGGCGCAGGACCCGGCGGGCCCGGGTGAACGGGAGGTCCCCGCCCTCCGGGCCCGCGCAGGCGTCCGCATGGACGAAGACGGGCCCCTGCTCGTCGTAGGCGCCCGGGTCGGCTCCCGTCTCCGCCGCCCAGCGGCGCAGGGGCGCGTAGGACACCAGGGCGACGCGCTCACCCGGACGGCTGTGGCGCAGGCAGCAGCGCAGCGGGGCGCCGCCCTCGTCGTCGGTGACGGCGGCGGCCGGGCGGCCCGCGTCGTCGAGGGTCAGCAGGTCCCGCACGACCTGCGGGGGGACGGGCCGTGCGATGGGTGTCGTGGTCGTCATGTCCCCCAGGCTCCCGCCGCGCCACCGCCCGCCGCTGGCGGTTTCCGGACGTCGAGGCGCCCTGTCTCCCCCGCGCCCGACACAGGGGTATCCCCATGCCTCCGGCTTCGTCATCGCGTGATGCCGATCTCGCGTGGAAGGATGGCGCAACCCACACATATCGAGGAGATGACCGCGTGCCTGGCACAAACCTGACCCGCGAAGAGGCGCAGCAGCGGGCGAAGCTGCTGACCGTTGACTCGTACGAGATCGAGCTCGATCTCTCCGGCGCGCAGGAGGGCGGCACCTACCGGTCCGTGACCACGGTGCGCTTCGACGTCGCCGAGGACGGCGCGGAGTCCTTCATCGACCTGGTGGCTCCCACCGTCCACGAGGTGACCCTGAACGGGGACCCGCTGGACCCCGCCGAGGTCTTCGCCGACTCCCGCATCGCCCTGCCGGGTCTGCTCAAGGGCCGCAACGTCCTGCGGGTGAACGCCGACTGCGCGTACACCAACACGGGTGAGGGCCTGCACCGCTTCGTCGACCCGGTGGACGACCAGGCGTACCTGTACACGCAGTTCGAGGTGCCGGACGCCCGCCGCGTGTTCGCCAGCTTCGAGCAGCCGGACCTCAAGGCGACGTTCCGGTTCACCGTGAAGGCGCCGGAGGGCTGGACCGTCGTCTCCAACTCGGCGACGCCGGAGCCGAAGGACAACGTGTGGGAGTTCGCGCCGACCCCGCGCATCTCGACGTACGTCACGGCGCTGATCGTCGGCCCGTACCACTCCGTGCACAGCGTGTACGAGAAGGACGGCCAGTCGGTGCCGCTCGGCATCTACTGCCGGCCCTCGCTCGCGGAGTACCTCGACGCGGACGCCGTCTTCGAGGTCACCCGGCAGGGCTTCGAGTGGTTCCAGGAGAAGTTCGACTACGCCTACCCGTTCGAGAAGTACGACCAGTTGTTCGTGCCGGAGTTCAACGCGGGCGCGATGGAGAACGCGGGCGCGGTGACCATCCGCGACCAGTACGTGTTCCGGTCGAAGGTGACGGACGCCGCGTACGAGGGCCGGGCCGCCACGATCCTGCACGAGCTGGCCCACATGTGGTTCGGCGACCTGGTCACCATGGAGTGGTGGAACGACCTGTGGCTGAACGAGTCGTTCGCCACCTACGCCGAGACCGCCTGCCAGGCCGACGCGCCCGGCTCGCGGTGGCCGCACTCGTGGACGACGTTCGCGAACCAGATGAAGACCTGGGCCTACCGCCAGGACCAGCTGCCGTCGACGCACCCGATCATGGCGGACATCCGCGACCTGGACGACGTGCTCGTCAACTTCGACGGCATCACGTACGCCAAGGGTGCCTCGGTGCTGAAGCAGCTCGTCGCGTACGTCGGTGAGGACGCGTTCTTCCGCGGCGTGCAGGCGTACTTCAAGCGTCACGCGTACGGCAACACGCGCCTGTCGGACCTGCTGGGCGCGCTGGAGGAGACCTCCGGCCGCGACCTGAGGAACTGGTCGAAGCAGTGGCTGGAGACGGCCGGCATCAACGTCCTGCGCCCCGAGATCGAGACGGACGAGGCCGGTGTCATCACCTCCTTCGCCGTCCGCCAGGAGGCCCCGGCGCTCCCGGCCGGCGCGAAGGGCGAGCCGACGCTGCGCCCGCACCGCATCGCGATCGGCCTGTACGACCTGGACGAGGCGACCGGCAAGCTGGTCCGCGGGGACCGGGTCGAGCTGGACGTCGACGGCGAGCTGACGGCGGTGCCGCAGCTCGTGGGCAAACGCCGCCCGGCGGTGACCCTGCTCAACGACGACGACCTGTCCTACGCCAAGGTCCGCCTGGACGAGCGGTCCCTCGCCTTCGTCACCGAGCACCTGGGCGACTTCGAGTCGTCGCTGCCGCGGGCGCTGTGCTGGGCCTCCGCCTGGGACATGACCCGGGACGCGGAACTCGCCGCCCGCGACTACCTCGCGCTGGTGCTGTCGGGTGTCGGCAAGGAGTCGGACATCGGTGTCGTGCAGTCGCTGCACCGTCAGGTGAAGCTGGCGCTCGACCTGTACGCCGACCCGGCCGCCCGGGAGACCCTGCTGGCCCGCTGGACCGACGCCACGCTGGCCCACCTGCGGTCCGCCGAGCCGTCGAGCGACCACCAGCTGGCGTGGGCGCGCGCCTTCGCGGCGACCGCCCGCACCCCGGAGCAGCTGGACCTGCTGGAGGCGCTGCTGGCCGGCACGCAGACCGTCGAGGGCCTGGCCGTCGACACGGAGCTGCGCTGGGCGTTCGTGCAGCGGCTGGCGGCGGTGGGCCGGTTCGACGAGGCGGAGATCGCCGCCGAGTACGAGCGGGACCGGACCGCGGCGGGCGAGCGGCACGCGGCCACCGCGCGGGCGGCCCGTCCCACCGAGGAGGCGAAGGCGGAGGCGTGGGCCTCGGTCGTCGAGTCCGACAAGCTGCCCAACGCGGTGCAGGAGGCGGTCATCGCCGGGTTCGTGCAGACGGACCAGCGGGAGCTGCTGGCGCCGTACACGGAGCGGTACTTCGAGGCGCTGGCGGACGTGTGGGCGTCCCGCTCGCACGAGATGGCCCAGCAGATCGCGGTCGGCCTCTACCCGGCCGTCCAGGTCTCCGGCGAGACCCTCGACAAGACGGACGCCTGGCTGACGTCCGCCGAGCCCGGCGCGGCCCTGCGCCGCCTGGTCTCGGAGTCCCGCGCGGGCGTGGAGCGCGCCCTGCGGGCCCAGGCGGCGGACGCGGCGGCGTCCGCGTAACGCCCGGTCACAGCGACCAGGAGGGGCGCCCGGCATCGTGCCGGGCGCCCCTCCTGTCGTGCCGGCCGTTCCTCATCCGGGCAGCGACACCGGGGCACCGGTACCGGAGGTCTCCCACGCCGCCTCGACCATCCGGAAGATCTCGTCCACCGCGGCCCGCGGGTCCTCCGCCTCCCGGGCCAGCACGAAGGCGTCGACCACGAACCGGGCGATCGCCCGGCGGACCGTGCCGGTGCGCGGCGGGCCGGGTTCGGCGGCGAGGGCCGCCGCCAGCGTCTCCGCGTGCCGCAGCCGCATCGCGCCCTCGTACTCCCTCAGAGCGGACGAGGCGTCGATCATGCGCCACACGGGAGCGGCCTCGTCCGCCAGGCAGTGGCACACCAGGGCGTGGATCTCACGGCGCAGCGCGGGGACGAGGGGTTCGCCGGGGGCGCGGTCGGTGACCGCGCGGGCGAGCCGCTGCTCGAAGTCCGCGTCCCGCTCGAACACCAGGGCCTCTTTGGAGGCGAAGTGGGAGAAGACGGTGGTGACGGCCACGTCGGCCTCGGCGGCCACGTCCCGGATGCCCACCGCGTCGTACCCGCGCTCCAGGAAGAGCCGCAGGGCGGTGTCGGCGATCTTCTGGCGGGTGGCGGCTTTCTTGCGCTCTCGGCGTCCGGACGGCTGCTGCTCGGGCATGACCGGAACGCTAGCAGATACATAACCCTAACGACTCCAATGAACTAGCGGTTAGTGTTACGGTCGCGGCATGAAGAAAGTGAGCTACGCCGAGTTCGGCGGCCCCGACGTCCTTCGCCTCGTCGACACCGAGAAGCCCCACGCGGGCCCGGGAGAGATACGCGTCGCCGTGCGCGCGGCCGGGGTGAACCCCGTCGACTGGAGGATCCGGGAGGGCCAGATGCGTCCGGCCCTCCCGGCGTCACTGCCCGCGGGCGTCGGGCTGGACGCGGCGGGGGTGGTGGACGAGGTCGGCGAGGGCGTCACGGATGTGGCGATCGGCGACCGTGTTTTCGGCGAAGGCACCGACACCTACGCCGAGTTCGCCGTGCTGCACGCCTGGGCCCGGATGCCCGAGGGCCTCTCCTTCGAGGAGGCGGCCGGCTATCCGTCCGTCATGGAGACGGCCCTGCGCGTCCTGGGCGAGTGCGGTGTCCGCCCCGGACGGACGCTGCTGGTCAGCGGTGCGTCGGGCGGGGTCGGCTCGGCGGTGCTGCAGATCGCCCGCGACCGCGGCGTCACGGTGATCGGCACGGCCGGGGCGGCGAACCAGGAGTACCTGCGCGGCCTGGGCGCCCACGCCACGACGTACGACGCGGGCTGGCCGGAGCGGGTGCGGGCGTTCACCTCGGTCGACGCGGCCCTCGACCTGGCCGGCGCGGGCGTGGTCCGCGAGCTCGTGGAGCTGACCGGGGACCCGGCCACGGTGGTCTCCATCGCGGACCGCACCGCCCCCGAGCTGGGCGTCCGCTTCTCCAACGTCGCGGGCAGCGTCCCGGAGGCCCTGAAGGAGACGGTCCGTCTCCTCGAACAGGGCACGCTCCACATCCCGGTGGAGAAGGTCTACTCCCTCGCGGAGGCGGCCGCCGCCCACGCCGACAGCCGGGCGGGGCACACGAGGGGGCGGCGGGTGATCGTGATCTGACGGCGCGCGGTGGGCCGGGTGGCGCTGCACCAGCCACCGCGAACCCCAGAGCCCCTTCGCACGCCGATGAACGCATGCACGCGAACGCCCGGGGTCGGCCGTCCGTGGTGGGCGGTCAGGCGTCGGGGTCGACCTCGGGGTGCGTGAACCGCACGGGCTTGCCCAGCGAACGGGCGTAGGCGATCTCCGCCCGGGTGCTGTCCCCGATGTGGTCGCCGACCACCAGTGCCTCGTCGGCGAGCCGGATCTTCGCCCGGTGCAGCTCGTCGAGCCGGGACTTCAGCGCCGCGGCATCGGCCGGATCGGACCACCTGGCGTGCGGCGACTTCAGGTCAACGCCCGGCCTGACGACGATCCTTCCGGCTTCGGTCTCCCGCACGTCCGCCTCGGCCATCTCGGCCATGAACCGGGTGGAGCCGCAGATCACGACGATACGCGGCAGGCCCAGCCCCTCCTTCGCCTGGGCGAGCGTCTCCTCGGGGGTCTGCGGGTGCGACACGGGTTCCTCCTGGTGGTGGGCCCCCCAGGATGCCCGACCGGGGGCACGGCACCACATCGGTGTCGAGGCCGTCTCCCCATTCACTTAGCGAAAAGCCACTTACCCACAAGCTACTTTCTTGCGGCCGACCCGTGCGGTGCGGATACTCCAGCCATGAGTGCACGCCCCGAGCCGCGTCCCGCGGACGCCGTCGACGCGATCATCGAGCAGTGGGCCCGGGTCCGGCCCGACCTGGACACCGCCGGGATGGAGGTCTTCGGGCGCGTCCACCGGCTCGCGCGCGCCATGGGCGACCGCACGGAGCGGGCGTACGCGCCGTACGGCATCTCGCGCGGCGAGTTCGACGTCCTCGCCACCCTGCGCCGCGCCGGGGAGCCGTACACCCTCTCGCCCCGGCAGCTCTCGGCCACGCTGATGCTCACCACCGGCGGGATGACGGGCCGTCTCGACAAACTGGAGCGCGCCGGGCTGCTGCGCCGCTCCCCCGACCCGCACGACCGGCGCGGGCTGCAGGTCACGCTGACCGAGGAGGGACTGCGGCTGATCGACGAGGCGGCGGGCGCGGGGGTCGCCGAGCAGTCGCGGGCGCTGTCGGCCCTCGGCGAGGAGCGCGCGGCCCAGCTGGCGGACCTGCTGCGGGAGTTGCTGCTCGCCACGGAGCGGTAGGCGGCGCCGCCCCGGAACACGCGCGAGCCGGTCGCGCATCCCCCGTGCGAGCTACCGGAGCTGTCCATGCGCGGGTGATTCGCGGGCGGCGGCGGATTCCTAGCGTGGTCCCCAGGTCGCCGCGGGTGCGGCCACGACGGGAAGGCCGCCATGGGTACGACATCCGAGACACCCCACGCCACCGGATCCGGCCAGGACAAGGACCGCGACGCCGGCGGCGGCCGTCTCCGCCGGATCGCGCGCTCCCCGCTCGGCTGGATGCTCGCCGGCATGGCCGGCGTCGGTCTGGTCTCGGGCCTGACGGCGACCGGCCCCGGCCCGGTGCCGGTGCTGGGCGCGGCCGCCGCGGTCGCCGTCTACGCGTGGGTCATGCGCCGCGTGGCAGGCCGCTCCACGCCGGAGACCGCCCGGTCCGGGGCCGGCCGGGAGGCGCTGCTGGGCGGCGCGATCGGCCTGGGCTTCGTCCTCGTCTCCGCCCTCCTCGTCACGGCGTTCGGAGGTTACTCCTTCTCCTGGGCCGGCGACGGCGTCCTGTCGGTCGTCGCGACCGCGGTCATGGTGCAGACCGGCGCCGCGGTGACCGAGGAGCTGCTGTTCCGCGGTCTCGCCCTGCAGGCCCTGGAGCTGCTGTGGGGCAGCCGGGCCGCCCTCGTGATCACCTCGCTGTTCTTCGGTGTCGCCCACCTGGGCGCCGAGGGGGCGAGCGCGTGGAGCGCGCTGGCGATCGCCGTCGAGGCGGGCGTCCTGCTCGGAGCGGCGTTCCTGTGGCGGCGTAGCATCTGGTTCGTCGTGGGGCTGCACTGCGTCTGGAACACCACGGTGGAGCTGCTCGGCATCCCGGTCTCCGGGCACACCTCCGACGGTCTGTTCACCGTCGACGTCCACGGCTCCGATCTGCTGACCGGCGGCGCCTTCGGCCTGGAGGCGTCGGTCGTGCCCGTCCTCGCCGGTGTGGCCCTCGCCGTCCCGATGCTCGTCCTCGCCCGCCGGAGCGGCCGGGTCACCACCCGCCGGCGCGCGAGCCGCTGAGTCGGGCCGACCGAAGGAGAACGGACATGACGGCCCGTCGGGAACCGTGGAGTGCCCCCATGCTCCGGGCTCCGCTCGACCGGTGGCGTGAGCGGGACGCCCTCCTGAAGGACGGCGTCCTCGCCCTGACCCTCACCCTGCTGTCCTTCGTGCCGACCCTGTCCGGCGTCGGCGCGCAGATCGGCGACCTGCCCGAGCGGCCGGCGGACGCGCTGGGTGTCGGGCTCGTCCTGGCCCAGACGCTGCCGTCGGCGTTCCGCCGCAGATGGCCTGCGGCCTGTCTGGCGGTCGTCGCGGTCGCGTTCGCCGTGCATCAGGCGCTCGGCTACGCGACGTCGTTCGGGAGTGTGGGGCTGTACGTGGCCCTGTACTCCGCCGGCGCCCATCAGGTCCGCTTCCGCCGCGGGCTCGCCGTCCTGGCGACTGCCGGTTACGCCGTGCTGGCCGTCGTCCTGGACCGCCTCGGCTCACCGCAGTCGCTCCCGGACTACCTCGCGTTCGGGCTGGTGCTGGCCGCGGTCCGGCAGGTGGGGAGCACGGTGCGCACACGGCGCGTGGAGGAGGCGGAACGGCGGCGGCTGACCGCCGAGGCGGCGACGGCCGCCGAGCGGGCACGGATCGCCCGGGAGCTGCACGACGTGGTGACCCACCATGTGACGGCCATGGTGGTCCAGTCCGACGCGGCGCAGTTCCTGCTCACGTCCGCGCCGGACCGCGCCGCCGATTCCCTGACGGCCGTCAGCGACACCGGACGGCGGGCGCTGACCGAACTGCGCCACCTGCTCGGCGTCCTGGAGGCGACCGGTGAGGCGGCCTCCGCGGACCTGGAGCGCGCGGACCGGGCCCCGGCCCGGGGGCGGCTGGAGGATCTGGTCGAGCAGGCCCGCCGGTCGGGCCAGCCGGTCGAGTTCGACGAGACGGGCGAGCGGCGGCCGGGCGGCGTGGACGTGGAGCTGGCCGCGTACCGGGTGGTGCAGGAAGCGCTCACCAACGCCATGAAGTACGCGGCGGGGCAGGCGACCCGCGTCTCGCTCCGGCACGGCGACGAGCACCTCGGGATAGAGGTCACCACCGACGGGCCGGTCTCCGCACCGGTCCAGCGGGAGCCCGGTCCGGCGGGCGGACGGGGACTGGCCGGGCTGCGTGCACGCGTGCGGATGCTCGGTGGTGAACTGAACGCCGGTCCCCGGCCCGAGGGCGGGTTCGAGGTCCGCGCCACGATTCCGTCCCGACCCGTCCAGGAGTGACCCCGTGAACGATGCGCCGCCCGTCCGTGTGCTCGTGTGCGACGACCAGGCGCTGGTGCGGACCGGCTACGTCACCATCTTCTCCGCCCAGCCCGACATGGAGGTCGTCGGGGAGGCCGAGAACGGCCACGAGGCGGTGCGGGAAGCGCGGCGGCTGCGCCCCGACGTGGTCGTGATGGACGTCCGCATGCCGCTGCTCGACGGCATCCAGGCGACGCGTCAACTGGCGGGCCCGGACACCGAGGACGCGCCGAGGGTACTGGTCGTCACCACGTTCAACGTCGACTCCTACGTCTACGACGCGCTGCGCGCCGGAGCGAGCGGCTTCCTCCTCAAGGACGCGCCCCCGGCGGAGCTGGTCAACGGCATCCGCACGGTCGCCCGGGGCGAGGCCCTGCTGGCGCCCGCCGTCACCCGCCGCCTCATCGGCCACTTCGCCCAGCACCTGCGCCCGGCCGACGCCTCCCGGCCGGGCCGGCAGGACGTCGTGGACGCGCTGACCCCGCGCGAGCTGGAAGTGCTCCGGCTGATCGCCGAGGGACTGTCGAACGCGGAGATCGCCGCGGCGATGTTCATCACGCCCGAGACCGTCAAGACGTACGTGTCGCGGATCCTCGCCAAACTCGGCCTGCGCGACCGGGTCCAGGCCGTCGTCCTCGCCTACCGGGTCGGACTGGTGCCCGGCACACCGTGAGCCGGCCCCCGTGCCGCCGGGCGTGAGGCGGCCCGGGCGGTACCGGGCGTACGGACGCGCCGAAGGGCGCCGGCGGAGGCCGGCGCCCTTCGGGAAGCACGTGTGGACCGCTCGGGCGAGCGGGCCCGGGGTCAGGCCTTGGCGTCGGCCTTGGTCCGGATGTTGGAGCTGGTCGGGTCCTTCTTCTGGTGGGACTTGTCGAGGACCATCACCAGTGCGGCGATGACCACGAAGAGCCCGACCGGGGCCAGGACGTAGAGACCCAGCGTCTCGATGACGCTCAGGCCCGTGCCGGGGTCGTCGCCGTCGTCGCGGGTGAGAGCGAGCGCGGGGGACGACATGAGCAGCATCATCAGCGTCGTACCGGCTGCCAGGGCGCCGGCGCGCAGGGCGTTCTTCTTGTCCACGGTCCCCAAAGTATCGAACCGTGTCGGGGGCCGCGCGCCCGGGGTGCCGTACGGGCGCGCGGGCCGGTCAGGCACCCGGCGCGGACTCGGTGCGCAGCACGTCGACCAGCGCCCGCAGCCGCGGGGACGCCGCCAGTTCCTCCAGCGTGACCGGGCGCCCCTCGGCGTCGGCGACCGGCAGCCGCCAGTTCGGGTACTGGTCCCAGGTGCCGGGCAGGTTCTGCGGGCGCCGGTCCCCGACCCCGTCCGGCAGCCACACGCCGACCATCCGGGCGGGGGTGCGCAGCAGGTAGCGGTACACCGCCTGGATGCCGGCCTCCTCCCGGGAGGCGTCCGCGCCGCCCGCGCCGCCGCCGTCCGGGCCGCCGTGCGGGCCGCCGTCCGGGCCGGGGAGCAGGCCGAGCCGTTCCAGCACCTCCAGCCACTCCCCCACGTCCGCTGCGGCCTCGGCCCGCTCCTCGGCCAGGGGGCGGGTGAGCAGGCCCAGGCGGTCGCGGAGCTCCACGTGCTCGCCGGTGAGGCGTGCGGCGGTGGACGGCAGGTCGTGGGTGGTGGCCGTGGCCAGGCAGTCGGCGCGCCAGCTCTCCGGCGGCAGCGGGCGGCGGTCGCCCTCCCAGTCCCGCTCGAACCACAGCACCGAGGTGCCGTACACCCCGCGGTCGCGCAGCGCCTCGCGCACGCCCGGTTCCACCGTCCCGAGATCCTCGCCGATCACCGGCGCCCCGGCGCGTGAGGCCTCCAGGACCAGCACCGCCAGCATGGCCTCGGCGTCGTAGCGGACGTAGGTGCCCTCGGTCGGGGGGTGGCCCTCGGGCACCCACCAGAGCCGGAACAGTCCCATCACGTGGTCGATGCGCAGGGCGCCCGCGTACCGGAAGAGGGCCCGCAGCAGGTCACGGAACGGGGCGTACCCGCTCTCGGCGAGGCGGTCCGGGCGCCAGGGCGGCAGCCCCCAGTCCTGGCCGCGCGCGTTGAAGGCGTCCGGGGGCGCGCCGGCCGACATGCCGGCCGCGAAGTACTCCTGCTGCGCCCAGGCGTCCGCGCCCGTCGGATGCACGCCGACGGCCAGGTCGTGGACGATCCCGACCGGCATCCCGGCCTCGCGCGCGGCCCGCTGGGCGGCGGTGAGCTGGCCGTCGGTGAGCCAGACGAGCCAGGAGTGGAAGTCGACGCGGTCCCGCAGCTCGTCCCGGGCGCGGGCCGTCTCCGCCGAGCGGGGGTCGCGCAGCGCGGCGGGCCAGCGGCGCCAGTCGGGGCCGTGCACCTCGGCGAGCGCGTACCAGGTGGCGTGGTCCTGGAGGGCCTGGCCCTGGCCGGCGCGGAAGGCCCGGAGAGCGGCGGCACGACCGGGCCCGAGCGGGACCTCCCGCACCAGCTCCAGTGCCTCCCGCTTGGCCTCCCAGACCGCGTCCCGGTCGATCAGCTCGCCCTTGTCGAGCACCGCCTCGCGCAGCCGCGCCGCCCGCTCCAGCAGGCCGCGCAGCCGGTCGCGGTCCT contains these protein-coding regions:
- the malQ gene encoding 4-alpha-glucanotransferase, which encodes MTAPRPAETPSEALSRLAALHGVATSYSPSPDVTVAASATAVTLALAALGVDTSTDAAVRDALAARAQEIAERLLPPTVVGRGTRAPDALAALPAGTRLEIRTEDGGTRASAEGLPPGVHLLTATAPDGRTARSHLVVAPPRLPAPEGRSYGLLVQLYSLLSRRSWGMGDLADLGELAGWAGRDLGAGFVQVNPLHVAVPGPPTDPSPYRPSSRRFPDPVHLRVEDVPEFAHVEDRDRLRGLLERAARLREAVLDKGELIDRDAVWEAKREALELVREVPLGPGRAAALRAFRAGQGQALQDHATWYALAEVHGPDWRRWPAALRDPRSAETARARDELRDRVDFHSWLVWLTDGQLTAAQRAAREAGMPVGIVHDLAVGVHPTGADAWAQQEYFAAGMSAGAPPDAFNARGQDWGLPPWRPDRLAESGYAPFRDLLRALFRYAGALRIDHVMGLFRLWWVPEGHPPTEGTYVRYDAEAMLAVLVLEASRAGAPVIGEDLGTVEPGVREALRDRGVYGTSVLWFERDWEGDRRPLPPESWRADCLATATTHDLPSTAARLTGEHVELRDRLGLLTRPLAEERAEAAADVGEWLEVLERLGLLPGPDGGPHGGPDGGGAGGADASREEAGIQAVYRYLLRTPARMVGVWLPDGVGDRRPQNLPGTWDQYPNWRLPVADAEGRPVTLEELAASPRLRALVDVLRTESAPGA